A stretch of Candidatus Vicinibacter affinis DNA encodes these proteins:
- a CDS encoding UbiA family prenyltransferase gives MKSFFSLVKFSHTVFALPFALIGFFIALNNHGLQPVQYKILGLILICMVTARNAAMAFNRWADRFIDQKNERTALREIPSGVVSSKSAIVFILINVVLFIFSAFLINPLCFYLSPVALLIVFGYSYTKRFSWLCHVFLGLGLSLAPIGAYIAVTSHMAMLPLLYGFAVITWVAGFDVLYALQDIEFDRKEKLYSIPSRFGLKKALAISSVLHFVCGLCIIACSFILYRDYGLEYWMMTGASGFIFLLIYQHAIISNNRLDRINIAFFTTNGIASIFLASFTILDFYY, from the coding sequence ATGAAGTCATTTTTTTCTTTGGTAAAGTTCAGCCATACAGTTTTTGCACTACCATTTGCTTTGATTGGATTTTTTATTGCCCTGAATAATCACGGACTTCAACCAGTTCAATATAAAATTTTAGGTTTGATCCTGATCTGTATGGTGACAGCAAGGAATGCGGCGATGGCGTTCAACAGGTGGGCAGATCGATTTATTGATCAAAAAAATGAGCGAACAGCCTTAAGGGAAATCCCGAGTGGTGTGGTGAGTTCAAAATCAGCTATTGTTTTTATATTGATAAATGTTGTGCTATTTATATTTAGTGCATTTTTAATAAATCCACTTTGTTTTTATTTATCTCCGGTTGCTCTTTTAATTGTTTTTGGTTACAGTTATACCAAAAGATTTTCCTGGCTTTGTCATGTTTTTTTGGGTTTAGGACTTTCCTTAGCTCCCATTGGGGCATATATTGCAGTCACTTCACATATGGCTATGTTGCCCTTACTTTATGGATTTGCAGTAATAACATGGGTTGCAGGATTTGATGTTTTGTATGCTTTACAAGACATTGAATTTGACCGTAAAGAAAAATTATATTCTATTCCAAGTCGCTTTGGATTAAAGAAAGCGTTGGCCATATCTTCTGTACTTCACTTTGTTTGTGGATTATGTATCATAGCTTGTTCTTTTATTCTATATAGGGATTATGGTTTGGAGTATTGGATGATGACTGGAGCATCAGGATTTATTTTTCTCTTGATTTATCAACACGCGATAATCTCAAACAACAGACTTGATCGAATCAACATTGCTTTTTTTACCACCAATGGAATTGCCAGTATTTTTCTGGCGTCTTTTACAATACTTGATTTTTATTATTGA
- a CDS encoding AI-2E family transporter, whose amino-acid sequence MWQKYYKYIIGFFLCSLIILVLGYFSEVVSYVLISWVISMIGEPIMNFLLVKFKLLKFSFGKSVCALFTIFLIFFIVGGVLYLFIPIVIQQAVVLSKVDFNSISSALQEPIEKVNTWLRSLGLEPGASAADQVKGLVGEYFDPAHISAFFGTLLGQAGNILIGVFSIIFISFFFLKERGLFTKMVLALVPTGTESKVRDVIQDISALLTKYFGGIVLQMAILMVLISSLLGLIGIKNAMLIAFFYGVMNIIPYLGPLIGAAFGCLLTISSSLEMDFYQQTIPLLIKVLLVFSIVKLLDDFIVQPYIFSKRVQAHPLEIFLVIMIGARINGIFGMILAIPTYTIFRVIAKVFLSEIKLVRKITEDLETESSKLD is encoded by the coding sequence ATGTGGCAAAAGTATTACAAATACATTATTGGCTTTTTCTTGTGTAGCCTTATTATACTTGTGCTCGGATATTTTAGCGAGGTTGTAAGTTATGTTTTAATTAGCTGGGTTATCAGTATGATTGGGGAGCCGATCATGAATTTTCTGTTAGTCAAATTTAAGTTGTTAAAGTTTTCATTTGGCAAATCAGTTTGTGCATTGTTTACCATATTTTTAATTTTTTTTATAGTTGGCGGTGTATTGTATCTTTTCATACCAATCGTCATACAACAAGCAGTAGTTCTTTCGAAAGTTGATTTTAACAGTATTTCATCTGCACTCCAGGAACCCATTGAAAAAGTAAACACCTGGTTGCGCTCACTCGGTTTAGAACCTGGAGCAAGTGCTGCTGATCAAGTGAAGGGACTGGTTGGTGAATATTTTGATCCTGCCCATATCAGTGCATTTTTCGGGACCTTGCTGGGCCAGGCCGGAAATATATTGATTGGTGTTTTCTCCATTATTTTTATATCGTTTTTCTTTCTTAAAGAGCGAGGACTTTTTACAAAAATGGTTTTGGCGCTGGTTCCTACGGGTACTGAGTCTAAAGTCAGAGATGTCATCCAAGACATCAGTGCATTATTGACCAAGTACTTTGGTGGAATCGTACTTCAAATGGCTATACTGATGGTACTCATATCAAGTTTGCTTGGATTGATAGGAATAAAGAATGCAATGTTGATCGCTTTTTTTTACGGGGTCATGAATATTATACCGTATCTGGGTCCATTAATTGGAGCTGCATTTGGTTGTCTTTTAACTATTTCTTCCAGTTTGGAAATGGATTTTTATCAACAGACCATTCCCTTATTAATAAAGGTTTTATTGGTTTTTAGCATTGTTAAGTTGTTGGATGATTTTATTGTTCAGCCATATATTTTCTCGAAAAGGGTACAAGCACATCCACTTGAAATATTTCTGGTTATCATGATTGGTGCAAGGATTAATGGAATCTTTGGAATGATATTGGCCATTCCTACCTATACTATTTTTAGAGTGATAGCCAAGGTATTTCTGAGTGAAATTAAACTCGTTAGAAAAATAACTGAGGATCTGGAAACCGAATCATCAAAACTTGACTAA
- a CDS encoding DNA polymerase/3'-5' exonuclease PolX, with protein MENKELASLFNEMAGLMELHNENEFRIRTYANAYLNLRKLDIELSGKTLPELMEIQGVGKTIGEKILEINTKGTFDSLEQLRAKTPDGVREMMKIKGIGPKKLKMIWKEMEIETPGELLYACKENRLIQYKGFGVKIQEDIVKSLEYYQANQHSFLGPTALEEAFSMEKIIKSMNPQLDIRLVGELSRGMSTVDEINWLVNQDIQNFPNELFIVSRNSHEINGIWSGSLPVKIIINGGPIDAYALISHTGGSSAFHTYLELDKNHLNITDEREYFRSVNKNYIPPECRDLDDYHFFKEEELINVQDIKGVIHNHSTYSDGLYSILEMAKECIRLGYSYLVISDHSKSAGYANGLSMERVEMQWREIDQLNIQLAPFKIYKSIESDILSDGSLDYDDEILKGFDLVIASIHSNLKMNEEKAMLRLLRAIENPYTRILGHPTGRLLLSRPGYPINYHKIIEACISNGVVIELNANPMRLDLDWRWISYAQEKGALISINPDAHNLKGIRDIGYGVQAARKGGLKKINCLNFKDIAEFDRWILAKPQN; from the coding sequence ATGGAAAATAAGGAATTGGCCTCACTGTTTAATGAGATGGCGGGTCTCATGGAGTTGCATAATGAGAATGAATTCAGAATCAGAACATACGCCAATGCCTATTTGAATTTAAGAAAACTGGATATTGAACTTTCAGGAAAGACGTTACCAGAACTAATGGAAATTCAAGGTGTAGGTAAGACTATTGGTGAGAAAATTTTAGAAATAAATACGAAAGGAACTTTTGACTCTCTTGAGCAACTAAGGGCAAAAACCCCTGATGGTGTGAGGGAAATGATGAAAATTAAAGGAATTGGCCCGAAAAAACTTAAAATGATTTGGAAGGAAATGGAAATTGAAACTCCGGGTGAATTGTTGTATGCTTGCAAGGAGAACAGGTTGATTCAGTATAAAGGATTTGGGGTTAAAATACAGGAGGACATCGTCAAAAGTCTAGAATATTATCAAGCGAATCAGCATTCTTTCTTAGGCCCAACCGCTCTTGAAGAAGCCTTTAGCATGGAAAAAATTATAAAGTCTATGAATCCACAACTTGATATTCGACTGGTAGGGGAACTTTCCAGAGGGATGTCAACCGTAGATGAAATTAATTGGTTGGTGAACCAGGATATTCAAAATTTTCCAAATGAATTGTTTATTGTTTCAAGAAATTCACATGAAATAAATGGGATTTGGAGTGGGAGCCTTCCGGTAAAGATTATCATAAACGGAGGTCCAATAGATGCGTATGCACTGATTTCTCACACTGGAGGTTCATCTGCATTTCATACTTATCTTGAATTAGACAAGAATCATCTTAATATCACTGATGAGCGGGAATATTTCAGGAGTGTCAACAAAAATTATATACCTCCGGAATGTAGAGATCTTGATGATTATCATTTTTTTAAAGAGGAAGAACTTATCAATGTACAGGATATTAAAGGAGTGATACACAACCACAGCACTTACAGCGATGGGTTATACAGCATTCTTGAAATGGCCAAAGAGTGCATTCGGTTAGGATATAGCTACTTGGTCATTTCCGATCATTCCAAATCAGCAGGTTATGCCAATGGATTGTCTATGGAGCGAGTCGAGATGCAATGGAGGGAAATTGATCAGTTGAATATCCAGTTGGCTCCGTTTAAAATCTATAAATCAATTGAATCAGATATTCTTTCCGATGGTTCTTTGGATTATGATGATGAGATCTTAAAAGGATTTGATTTGGTTATAGCCTCCATTCACAGTAACCTCAAGATGAATGAAGAAAAAGCAATGTTGAGGTTACTTCGAGCCATTGAAAATCCATACACAAGAATCCTAGGCCATCCGACAGGGAGATTGTTATTGTCAAGACCAGGGTATCCCATAAATTATCATAAAATAATTGAAGCTTGTATTTCAAATGGAGTTGTCATTGAGCTGAATGCCAATCCTATGAGATTGGATTTAGATTGGCGCTGGATCAGCTATGCCCAGGAAAAGGGAGCTTTGATTTCTATTAACCCTGATGCACATAACTTAAAAGGAATTAGGGACATAGGGTATGGCGTTCAGGCTGCAAGAAAGGGTGGGTTAAAAAAGATAAATTGTTTGAATTTCAAGGACATAGCCGAATTTGATCGGTGGATTTTGGCAAAACCACAGAATTAA
- a CDS encoding branched-chain amino acid aminotransferase yields MYKTIKISKTSESRLSEVDFNNIPFGKVFADHIFVADFDGKAWKNFEICPLHKIPFHPATMAWHYGQAIFEGMKASISDDGVPLLFRPEMHARRLNESARRMCMPEFPEDIFVEALSQLLTIDKEWIPKDEESALYIRPVMMATDEFVGVKSSETFKLMIMTLPSGPYYSKPVSLLVEEHYVRACDGGVGEAKAAGNYGASLYPTMLAKKKGYDQVMWMDAKEFKYVQEVGTMNIFFVLKDVVLTPNLSGTILKGITRDSLITLMKERGVRVEERPVSMEEIYQAYKAGLLLEVFGAGTAAVVANVSKIGYKGEDILLNEDHCELTAFLKSTINGIRKGRIADTHHWIHPVKEEVLLS; encoded by the coding sequence ATGTATAAGACAATTAAGATCTCCAAAACCAGTGAAAGCAGACTGTCAGAAGTTGATTTTAACAACATTCCATTCGGTAAAGTGTTTGCGGACCATATTTTTGTAGCTGATTTTGATGGAAAGGCGTGGAAAAATTTCGAAATATGTCCATTGCATAAGATTCCTTTTCACCCTGCGACAATGGCTTGGCATTACGGTCAGGCGATATTTGAGGGGATGAAGGCCAGTATTTCAGACGACGGGGTTCCGCTTTTGTTTAGACCAGAAATGCATGCAAGAAGATTAAATGAGTCTGCAAGGCGAATGTGTATGCCTGAATTTCCGGAGGATATTTTTGTTGAGGCCTTAAGCCAATTGCTGACTATAGATAAGGAATGGATTCCAAAAGATGAAGAAAGTGCCTTGTATATTCGCCCTGTTATGATGGCCACAGATGAGTTTGTTGGCGTGAAATCTTCTGAGACCTTTAAACTGATGATCATGACTTTACCATCAGGGCCTTATTACAGCAAACCGGTAAGTTTGTTGGTTGAGGAACATTATGTAAGAGCATGTGATGGGGGAGTAGGAGAAGCAAAAGCGGCCGGAAATTACGGGGCGAGTCTTTATCCTACTATGTTAGCCAAGAAAAAGGGATACGATCAAGTTATGTGGATGGATGCAAAAGAATTCAAGTATGTCCAGGAAGTAGGGACCATGAATATCTTTTTTGTATTGAAGGATGTGGTTTTAACTCCAAATCTTAGTGGCACAATTTTGAAGGGAATTACCAGAGACAGTTTAATAACTTTGATGAAAGAACGAGGTGTCAGGGTGGAAGAAAGACCGGTTAGTATGGAGGAAATTTATCAGGCATACAAGGCTGGGTTGCTTCTTGAAGTTTTTGGTGCCGGGACCGCCGCTGTCGTTGCCAATGTATCCAAAATTGGATATAAAGGAGAGGATATACTTTTGAATGAAGATCATTGTGAGCTAACAGCCTTTCTCAAATCCACCATCAACGGTATTCGTAAAGGTCGTATAGCAGATACACATCATTGGATTCATCCAGTGAAAGAAGAAGTTTTACTGAGTTAA
- the rdgB gene encoding RdgB/HAM1 family non-canonical purine NTP pyrophosphatase: protein MKKLVFASSNEHKRSEIIAILPKNIELVNLTDLNIFEEIPETGDTLEANATIKAKYVYDRTGLDCFAEDTGLEVFCLNNEPGVISARYAGPARNASDNMDLLLNKMGQESNRKARFRTVIALIWQDEIYYFEGMVSGTIALNKSGSAGFGYDPVFIPDGFNQSFAELGDEIKNSISHRSVAVNKMMEFLKNQ from the coding sequence ATGAAGAAACTCGTATTTGCAAGTTCAAACGAACATAAAAGAAGTGAAATCATTGCTATCCTGCCAAAAAATATTGAACTGGTAAATCTTACAGATCTTAATATTTTTGAGGAAATCCCGGAGACCGGTGATACTCTGGAAGCAAACGCAACCATTAAAGCAAAATATGTTTATGATCGGACTGGTCTGGATTGTTTTGCAGAGGATACAGGGCTCGAAGTTTTTTGTTTGAATAACGAACCTGGCGTTATTTCTGCCAGGTATGCTGGGCCTGCAAGAAATGCCTCAGATAATATGGACCTATTATTGAATAAAATGGGACAGGAATCAAATCGCAAGGCACGATTCAGAACTGTCATTGCCTTAATTTGGCAAGATGAAATTTATTACTTTGAAGGCATGGTGAGTGGCACCATAGCATTAAATAAATCTGGGTCTGCCGGCTTTGGCTACGATCCTGTTTTTATCCCGGATGGATTTAATCAAAGCTTTGCAGAGTTGGGTGATGAAATTAAAAACTCCATAAGTCATCGATCAGTTGCGGTGAACAAAATGATGGAATTTCTTAAAAATCAATAA
- a CDS encoding DUF1573 domain-containing protein has protein sequence MKNQNFLSLAFFAILLSVVSCKNDSANNQSTTADPAAAGTVANPGDVANPAGEATPAAPTGPTTTVEYETMVYDFGEVKEGEHVKYSFKFKNTGSEPLVISDAKGSCGCTVPDWPREPIAPGASAEIKVDFDSKGKGSDDGSKQTKRVTVTGNTNPAQTYLTISGVVKKDPNAKPATPGTTAN, from the coding sequence ATGAAAAATCAGAATTTTTTGAGTTTGGCATTTTTTGCAATTCTTCTTTCAGTCGTTTCTTGCAAGAATGACAGTGCAAATAACCAAAGCACAACTGCGGATCCTGCCGCTGCAGGTACAGTTGCAAATCCTGGTGATGTTGCCAATCCTGCAGGAGAAGCTACACCAGCAGCTCCAACCGGTCCTACCACCACTGTTGAATATGAGACAATGGTATATGATTTTGGAGAAGTTAAAGAAGGAGAGCATGTAAAATATTCTTTCAAATTTAAAAACACTGGTAGTGAACCATTGGTAATTTCTGACGCAAAAGGTAGCTGTGGTTGTACAGTTCCTGACTGGCCAAGAGAGCCAATTGCTCCAGGAGCCTCTGCTGAAATCAAAGTTGATTTTGATTCTAAAGGAAAAGGTTCTGATGACGGATCTAAGCAAACAAAGAGAGTAACAGTGACCGGTAATACCAATCCAGCACAAACTTACCTGACTATTTCAGGCGTTGTGAAGAAGGATCCAAATGCTAAGCCAGCAACACCTGGTACAACTGCTAATTAA